From Ascochyta rabiei chromosome 16, complete sequence, the proteins below share one genomic window:
- a CDS encoding Transcription initiation factor IIA subunit 2, producing MAADLKYYELYRRSSLGGALTDTLDNLITERRIEPQLAMKILANFDKAVADVLADKVKARLTFKGHLDTYRFCDDVWTFIIKDINFKLDNTNQVHADRVKIVSCNTKRPGEV from the exons ATGGCCGCCGATCTCAAGTACTACGAGCTCTACCGTCGAAGCAG TCTGGGCGGTGCCCTTACGGACACGCTGGACAATCTGATCACTGAGCGCCGCATCGAGCCCCAGCTCGCCATGAAGATCCTCGCAAACTTCGACAAGGCAGTCGCCGACGTACTCGCAGACAAGGTCAAGGCGAGACTGACGTTCAAG GGCCACCTCGACACCTACCGCTTCTGCGACGACGTTTGGACGTTCATCATCAAGGACATCAACTTCAAGCTCGACAACACGAACCAGGTGCATGCCGATAGAGTCAAGATTGTCAGCTGTAATACGAAGCGTCCAGGCGAAGTCTAG
- a CDS encoding 3-hydroxyisobutyrate dehydrogenase, with the protein MRTIAAASMPLRRIAPVATRQSSRRCFSSTRDLQATWGFIGLGRMGYSMAKNLRAKIPAGDTLFVHDVNTAATTKFLEENPTGVHVAEHVREIAEKAEVIVTALPEPQHVKGVYKAMLEPPTLLTDGSVNKERLFIDTSTIDPMTSADVAEIAHSTGQGKFIDAPMSGGVVGAAAGTLTFMIGAAPEVVDRATEVLSLMGRKVLHLGEQGAGLKGKLANNYLLALNNIATAEAMNMGIKWGLDPKALAGMINISTGKCWPSEVNNPVPGVIEGSPASRGYEGGFGVALANKDLKLALKAAAEANVKLALGESARQLYEAAEKAPDCKGKDFSVIYRYLGGKE; encoded by the exons ATGCGGACGATTGCAGCAGCATCGATGCCCTTGAGGCGGATAGCACCAGTTGCAACGCGCCAGAGCTCACGGCGATGCTTCTCAAGCACCCGAGACCTGCAGGCCACATGGGGGTTCATTGGATTAGGACGAATGG GTTACTCTATGGCTAAGAATCTGAGAGCCAAAATACCGGCTGGAGACACGCTCTTCGTTCATGATGTCAACACCGCCGCTACCACCAAGTTCCTTGAGGAGAACCCTACTGGTGTCCATGTTGCTGAACATGTACGGGAGATCGCCGAGAAAGCT GAGGTCATCGTTACCGCTCTCCCGGAGCCTCAGCACGTCAAAGGCGTGTACAAGGCTATGTTAGAGCCGCCCACGCTCTTGACGGATGGCTCCGTGAACAAGGAACGTCTGTTCATTGACACGTCTACCATCGACCCCATGACCTCGGCTGATGTAGCAGAGATTGCGCATTCAACTGGTCAAGGCAAGTTCATCGATGCGCCGATGTCTGGTGGTGTCGTCGGCGCAGCAGCCGGCACACTGACCTTTATGATTGGCGCTGCACCTGAGGTCGTGGATCGAGCCACTGAGGTGTTGTCTTTGATGGGCCGAAAGGTACTTCATCTTGGCGAACAAGGCGCTGGGCTTAAGGGCAAGCTCGCAAACAACTATCTTTTGGCTCTCAACAACATCGCGACTGCGGAAGCCATGAATATGGGTATTAAGTGGGGTTTAGACCCAAAAGCTCTTGCAGGTATGATCAACATTAGCACCGGCAAGTGCTGGCCGAGTGAAGTCAACAACCCTGTACCTGGCGTCATTGAAGGTTCGCCTGCGAGCAGAGGGTACGAGGGAGGCTTTGGCGTAGCCCTTGCCAACAAGGATTTGAAACTCGCTCTCAAGGCTGCTGCTGAAGCAAACGTCAAGCTTGCGCTAGGGGAGTCGGCAAGACAGCTGTATGAAGCGGCAGAGAAGGCACCAGACTGTAAAGGAAAAGACTTTTCTGTTATATACCGTTACTTGGGTGGCAAGGAGTAA